A genomic window from Vanessa atalanta chromosome 7, ilVanAtal1.2, whole genome shotgun sequence includes:
- the LOC125065119 gene encoding protein draper has product MWKTIVLLSLAATVSALLEGPNVCTRQETYTTTIRVSEQKPFQVKEYAWCFNVPPRCSKYKIKFKQVLKTQILVKQRPVEECCEGYAPDSEGKQCAPVCVESCVHGKCVAPNTCACSHGYGGPACDISCPDGKWGRNCQNECRCMNGGTCEPLTGECACTAGWRGDACEKACAPPTFGDNCDQKCECKNNATCNPASGACECFQGFTGPLCEEKCPVDEPCPLRCRCQNNGKCNFFTGECECTAGWTGEVCANKCPAGRWGDKCEKTCECANGAGCHHVTGKCQCEAGFTGEKCLEACPLGTFGVECLGACACQHGGECSARDGSCACRPGWRGAWCERRACPDDTWGPRCDHDCECNPSTTDMCDPWTGACECSAGWVGEFCTRQCPLLTYGKGCRATCRCENSGHCSPVNGSCLCAPGYRGLRCEEPCPFPLYGDNCADTCDCHNNATCSHETGQCDCKPGFDGLKCDRPCNGKTFGHRCLQPCECENDAPCNPVNGECVCSPGYEGVRCERRCRSGFYGHNCSLPCDCSANAVGCHHVTGACICETSWRGVRCETQCEAGQFGSQCSERCPCANNSSCDAASGRCQCAAGWRGERCDLPCAPGTFGVACKQNCPYHPLAGNATCDPVTGKYSCPSGFTGVNCEYPCPLGTYGEDCGQRCNCKNGADCHHVTGACQCLPGWRGAACGAACGAGWWGAGCTQPCRCARGAACRPNDGYCRCPPGYTGSYCTQFCPEGYFGDHCMEACNCSSEGNWVCNPVKGCVCHRGFIGENCDQAASDAIVTDRANGGSNAGLTAAMVVLVCACAAGAVLLLLYYRKRVRSLKREIAHVHYTADPGSQPEQQHFDNPVYSFQSSTRDDSATLLNNATHIFNNLGTGSKLNNATMERLRMTATCSNGSYDPMSLKNKDADLTNPNLYHCIDEDNKLDHVYDEIKHKEGFEMEYDHLNYTPPANTWKPHYQRMNNGVAGPAPEAATPPIPPLPKLHAAPAEPDDEPRDGGPAP; this is encoded by the exons GTGGAAGACTATAGTTTTGCTGTCGCTCGCTGCAACAGTCAGCGCCCTGCTCGAAGGACCAAACGTTTGCACCAGACAGGAGAC GTATACGACAACAATCAGAGTATCCGAGCAGAAACCATTTCAAGTTAAAGAATACGCCTGGTGTTTCAATGTACCCCCACGATGTTCCAAATACAAGATCAAGTTCAAGCAGGTTTTGAAAACTCAGATTCTGGTGAAACAGAGGCCAGTCGAAGAATGCTGTGAAGGTTACGCGCCGGATTCCGAGGGGAAGCAATGTGCGCCTGTGTGCGTCGAATCGTGTGTACACGGGAAATGTGTGGCGCCGAATACGTGTGCGTGTTCGCACGGATATGGGGGACCCGCGTgtgatatat CTTGTCCCGATGGTAAATGGGGTCGAAACTGCCAAAATGAGTGTCGCTGTATGAATGGCGGCACGTGCGAGCCGCTGACTGGCGAGTGTGCGTGCACGGCCGGCTGGCGCGGTGACGCGTGCGAGAAAGCCTGCGCGCCGCCCACTTTTGGTGACAACTGCGACCAGAAGTGTGAATGCAAGAATAACGCTACGTGTAATCCTGCGAGTGGAGCCTGTGAATGTTTCCAGGGTTTCACTGGACCTTT atGCGAGGAGAAATGTCCTGTTGACGAGCCATGCCCGTTGCGATGTCGCTGTCAGAATAATGGGAAGTGTAACTTCTTCACCGGCGAGTGTGAGTGCACCGCCGGCTGGACCGGGGAGGTGTGCGCTAACAA ATGTCCCGCCGGTAGATGGGGCGATAAGTGCGAAAAGACGTGTGAATGTGCCAACGGTGCTGGATGCCATCATGTTACTGGAAAATGCCAGTGCGAAGCTGGTTTTACAGGAGAAAAG TGCCTGGAGGCGTGTCCGCTGGGCACGTTCGGCGTGGAGTGCCTGGGCGCGTGCGCGTGCCAGCACGGCGGCGAGTGCTCGGCGCGCGACGGCTCGTGCGCGTGCCGGCCGGGCTGGCGCGGCGCGTGGTGCGAGCGCCGCGCGTGCCCCGACGACACTTGGGGGCCGCGCTGCGACCACGACTGCGAGTGCAACCCCTCCACCACGGACAT GTGCGACCCGTGGACCGGCGCCTGCGAGTGCTCGGCGGGCTGGGTGGGCGAGTTCTGCACGCGCCAGTGCCCGCTGCTCACGTACGGGAAGGGCTGTCGCGCCACGTGTCGCTGCGAGAACAGCGGACACTGCTCGCCCGTCAACG GCTCGTGCCTGTGCGCGCCCGGCTACCGCGGCCTGCGCTGCGAGGAGCCGTGCCCCTTCCCGCTGTACGGCGACAACTGCGCCGACACGTGCGACTGCCACAACAACGCCACGTGCTCGCACGAGACCGGCCAGTGCGACTGCAAGCCCGG tttCGATGGCTTGAAATGTGATCGACCATGCAATGGAAAAACCTTTGGCCATAGATGTCTACAGCCTTGTGAATGTGAGAACGACGCTCCTTGTAACCCTGTCAAtg GTGAATGTGTATGCAGTCCAGGATACGAAGGCGTGCGCTGTGAGCGTCGCTGTCGTAGCGGTTTCTACGGACACAACTGTTCCTTGCCCTGCGACTGCTCCGCCAACGCCGTCGGCTGCCACCACGTCACCGGAGCTTGCATCTGTGAAACCAGCTGGAGAG GCGTGCGATGCGAGACGCAGTGCGAGGCGGGGCAGTTCGGCTCGCAGTGCTCCGAGCGCTGCCCGTGCGCCAACAACTCGTCGTGCGACGCGGCCAGCGGGCGCTGCCAGTGCGCGGCGGGCTGGCGCGGCGAGCGCTGCGACCTGCCCTGCGCGCCCGGCACCTTCGGCGTGGCCTGCAAGCAGAACTGCCCCTACCATCCGCTGG CAGGCAATGCGACGTGCGACCCCGTGACGGGCAAGTACTCGTGTCCGAGTGGATTCACGGGCGTCAACTGCGAGTACCCGTGTCCGCTCGGCACGTACGGAGAGGACTGCGGACAGAGGTGCAACTGCAAGAACGGCGCGGACTGCCACCATGTCACGG GCGCGTGCCAGTGCCTGCCGGGCTGGCGCGGCGCGGCGTGCGGCGCGGCGTGCGGCGCGGGCTGGTGGGGCGCGGGCTGCACGCAGCCGTGCCGCTGCGCGCGCGGCGCCGCCTGCCGCCCCAACGACGGCTACTGCCGCTGCCCGCCCGGATACACCGGCAGCTATTGCACGCAGT TCTGCCCGGAAGGCTACTTCGGCGATCACTGCATGGAGGCCTGCAACTGCTCGTCGGAGGGCAACTGGGTGTGCAACCCCGTGAAGGGCTGCGTGTGTCACCGCGGCTTCATCGGCGAGAACTGCGACCAGGCGGCCAGCGACGCCATCGTCACCGACCGCGCCAACG GCGGCTCCAACGCGGGCCTGACGGCGGCCATGGTGGTGCTGGTGTGCGcgtgcgcggcgggcgcggtGCTGCTGCTGCTGTACTACCGCAAGCGCGTGCGCAGCCTGAAGCGCGAGATCGCGCACGTGCACTACACCGCGGACCCCGGCTCGCAGCCGGAGCAGCAGCACTTCGACAACCCGGTCTACTCGTTCCAGAGCTCCACGCGCGACGACTCTGCTACGCTGCTCAATAACGCGACGCACATCTTTAACAATCTGGGCACTGGCAGCAAACTGAACAACGCCACCATGGAGCGGTTGAGAATGACTGCGACTTGCTCCAACGGAA GCTACGATCCAATGTCACTCAAGAATAAGGATGCTGATTTAACTAATCCAAACTTGTACCATTGCATAGATGAAGACAATAAGTTGGACCATGTCTATGACGAGATAAAGCATAAGGAGGGATTCG aaATGGAGTACGACCACCTGAACTACACTCCGCCGGCGAACACCTGGAAGCCGCACTACCAGAGGATGAACAACGGAGTGGCGGGCCCCGCCCCCGAAGCGGCCACGCCCCCCATCCCGCCGCTGCCCAAGCTGCACGCGGCGCCCGCCGAGCCCGACGACGAGCCGCGCGACGGGGGGCCCGCGCCGTGA
- the LOC125065404 gene encoding uncharacterized protein LOC125065404, with the protein MKLSGIIFTFLYIQVSSSLLGDFRNAMFNVERGFGKLLTDVVTDVKDTIHCTISAVEQVLVLNGLLDKTSSYSYSCSGVSKPTEPIPSPSKMRDQRSLLDDFQPSKHSNHGLDYLNSPRHISMELGKSIANVNKTINDILGHHKTNSNLKLISRTMKEETNRLTEISKILKRELENISSNIKLEIRKLLFDRQESHFESVWDEIKTLHDIQQRSINETEIGEIRHILDKVVNKLDLKSDNQQQLGSYDLKEIRKTLEKYSDGQDKKIQKDNADHSRLQDLSIETPTTKLPLKSFKDVAKKIFDQKKNTKINPSHSKESIFNLNMHSFEHFTPFSTTDNISKKTIDDAKKIIEDSQRTDKILNNIFNEKRAASSVFSSQEHNLFDFSSS; encoded by the exons atGAAATTGTCTGGAATTATTTTCACTTTTCTGTACATACAA gtTTCTTCATCACTCCTTGGTGATTTTCGAAACGCGATGTTTAACGTTGAACGCGGTTTTGGTAAATTATTAACGGATGTCGTTACCGACGTAAAGGATACGATTCATTGTACCATATCAGCAGTCGAGCAAGTTTTGGTGTTAAACGGACTTTTGGACAAAACTTCTAGTTACAGTTACAGTTGTAGCGGTGTAAGTAAACCAACCGAACCAATACCCTCGCCATCTAAAATGCGGGATCAAAGAAGCTTGCTTGATGATTTTCAACCGTCGAAACATTCCAATCATGGCTTAGACTATCTTAACTCGCCAAGGCACATTTCTATGGAATTAGGAAAGTCTATCGCCAacgttaataaaacaataaacgaTATTCTAGGTCACCACAAAAccaatagtaatttaaaacttatatctaGAACGATGAAAGAAGAAACTAACCGTCTAActgaaataagtaaaatactTAAGCGAGAATTGGAAAACATATCGAGTAACATCAAACTTGAGATACGAAAATTACTTTTTGATCGACAAGAATCTCATTTTGAATCGGTTTGggatgaaattaaaacattacacgACATTCAACAGAGAAGCATAAATGAAACAGAGATTGGTGAAATACGTCATATTTTAGATAAGGTAGTGAATAAACTGGATTTAAAATCCGATAATCAACAACAACTCGGCAGCTacgatttaaaagaaataagaaaaacacTGGAAAAATATTCTGATGGtcaggataaaaaaatacaaaaagataATGCCGATCATTCAAGACTACAAGATCTATCAATTGAAACACCTACTACAAAATTACCGCTAAAATCTTTTAAAGATGTTGCCAAGAAAATATTTGATCAAAAgaaaaacactaaaataaatccGTCGCATTCAAAggaatctatatttaatttaaatatgcattcATTCGAACATTTTACACCGTTTTCGACAAcagataatattagtaagaaaaCGATAGATGATGCTAAGAAAATTATTGAAGACAGTCAACGTaccgataaaatattaaataatatttttaatgaaaagcgAGCAGCCTCAAGTGTCTTTAGCAGTCAAGAACACAATCTATTTGATTTTAGCAGCAGTTGA